From the Nonlabens marinus S1-08 genome, one window contains:
- a CDS encoding DUF7033 domain-containing protein codes for MILIYCPDLTPRKQYIFKHIFRRLMKVEYEITAELNVFVGHEGIKFSYGTKPLGEETFIWSHGLLDEHGIDDHDIEMIEWDDLPAFFPAPERSDVPFDIFSAAFYLITRYEEYLPQVKDDYGRYSPYESAAFKNNFLKLPLIDLWVQKFGKQLHGEELSTLSRKRDVNKLIAIEVATFSKYKKRGVVINATAFLRHLRKLQLDRAWIQLKTLLNLEDDPYNNSDQILDLVKKYRAVRSYKERNGLEVLYFFHLGDYNDQDTGVTYKSKSYLEAIKHIADYVKIGLRFSSNTSQKDVYKEEKRFEELLKRPLHHTMAAHSKIAMPGHYKLLVDTKTMEDYSMGYVNEPGLRASTSFPFYFYDLDYEVQTPLLIHPYAIHYNSISLKMLNGQQQTLHEILENVKAVGGNFIAQYYYEHFDRDIKSHAFGVLESIINE; via the coding sequence ATGATACTCATATATTGTCCCGATCTCACGCCGCGTAAGCAGTACATATTCAAGCACATCTTCCGCAGGTTGATGAAAGTGGAATATGAAATAACGGCAGAGCTTAATGTTTTCGTAGGGCATGAAGGCATCAAATTCTCCTATGGTACAAAGCCATTGGGGGAAGAAACCTTTATCTGGTCGCACGGGTTGTTAGACGAGCATGGTATTGACGATCATGATATAGAGATGATAGAGTGGGATGACTTACCTGCCTTTTTTCCTGCACCTGAGCGTAGTGACGTGCCTTTCGATATCTTTTCTGCTGCCTTTTATTTGATCACTAGATATGAAGAATATTTACCGCAAGTAAAAGATGATTACGGGCGTTACAGCCCTTATGAGAGCGCGGCATTTAAGAATAATTTCCTCAAGCTCCCATTAATAGATCTGTGGGTACAAAAATTCGGCAAACAATTGCATGGTGAGGAGTTGAGCACGCTTTCGCGAAAGCGAGATGTCAATAAGCTCATTGCTATAGAAGTAGCTACATTTAGCAAGTACAAAAAACGTGGAGTAGTCATCAATGCCACGGCATTTTTGCGTCATTTGCGCAAGTTACAGCTGGACCGCGCATGGATACAATTGAAAACTCTTTTGAATCTGGAGGACGACCCTTACAACAATAGCGATCAAATACTTGATTTGGTTAAAAAGTACCGTGCTGTCAGAAGTTATAAGGAAAGGAATGGTCTGGAGGTTTTATACTTCTTCCATCTGGGAGATTACAACGACCAAGATACCGGTGTTACCTATAAAAGTAAAAGCTACCTGGAAGCTATAAAGCATATCGCCGACTATGTAAAAATAGGACTGCGATTCTCATCAAACACCTCACAAAAGGATGTTTATAAAGAGGAAAAGCGATTTGAAGAACTTTTAAAACGCCCGTTGCACCATACCATGGCGGCGCATTCAAAAATTGCGATGCCTGGGCATTATAAACTGTTGGTAGACACTAAAACGATGGAAGATTACAGTATGGGCTACGTTAATGAGCCTGGGTTGCGTGCCAGCACTAGCTTTCCGTTCTATTTTTACGACCTGGATTATGAAGTGCAAACGCCACTGTTGATTCACCCTTACGCGATTCATTACAACAGCATCTCGCTTAAAATGTTGAATGGTCAACAACAAACCTTGCACGAAATATTAGAAAACGTAAAGGCGGTAGGAGGGAACTTCATCGCGCAATATTATTATGAACACTTTGATCGCGACATAAAAAGTCACGCATTCGGAGTATTGGAATCCATTATCAATGAGTAA
- the radC gene encoding RadC family protein: MGEKSSYISIKDWSENDQPREKLLKNGSSTLSDAELIAILLGTGTVSMSAVEVSRNVLQDANQSLQQLGKKTLKELMKHKGIGEAKAITIAAAMELGRRRAMEMPDRVFKITCSQDVFKILQPVMGELEHEEFWTLLLDNSHKVLEKHQVSKGGITATHVDSRLIFKKALEAGAVAVIIAHNHPSGTLIPSTADKQITSKIIQAGETLDIKVLDHIIITQQDYYSFADNGILS, encoded by the coding sequence ATGGGTGAAAAATCCTCTTATATTTCAATAAAAGACTGGTCAGAAAATGATCAGCCCAGAGAAAAATTGCTCAAAAATGGTAGCAGTACTCTCAGCGATGCAGAGTTGATAGCCATTCTGTTAGGTACCGGAACAGTTTCTATGAGTGCGGTGGAGGTGAGCCGGAATGTACTGCAAGATGCTAATCAATCCTTACAACAGCTAGGGAAGAAAACGCTCAAGGAGTTGATGAAGCATAAGGGCATAGGAGAGGCTAAAGCAATAACTATTGCAGCAGCCATGGAATTGGGAAGACGGCGCGCCATGGAAATGCCAGATCGAGTCTTTAAAATTACTTGCAGTCAGGATGTTTTTAAAATATTACAACCTGTGATGGGTGAACTGGAGCATGAAGAATTTTGGACCTTATTATTGGACAACAGTCATAAGGTGCTAGAGAAGCATCAGGTAAGCAAAGGTGGCATTACCGCCACCCATGTAGACTCTAGATTGATATTTAAAAAAGCTCTAGAGGCAGGAGCGGTAGCCGTGATTATTGCTCACAATCATCCTAGTGGAACTTTGATACCCAGCACTGCAGACAAGCAAATCACTTCTAAAATTATTCAAGCCGGAGAAACCTTAGATATCAAAGTTCTCGATCATATCATCATCACCCAGCAGGATTACTATAGCTTTGCAGATAACGGAATCCTTTCATGA
- the yaaA gene encoding peroxide stress protein YaaA codes for MKILLSPAKTLDYETELPTTRGTQPIFADEAIQINAKLERQTKAEISDLMSISESLTELNYQRYKDFEDQFTKKNSRPAIYAFAGDVYSGFDAYTLDTDLLDYAQDSVRILSGMYGVLRPLDLLQPYRLEMGTKLPIERNDDLYAFWKDKITPELNSQMKEGELLVNLASNEYFKAIDKKNQKGKLIAPIFKDYKNGKLKVISFYAKKARGIMARYLVENKSESMQDILAFNGDDYKYSEKDTQKENEPVFTR; via the coding sequence ATGAAAATTCTATTGTCTCCGGCTAAAACGCTGGATTATGAAACAGAACTTCCAACCACCAGAGGTACACAGCCTATTTTTGCTGATGAGGCTATACAGATCAATGCTAAACTAGAACGTCAAACTAAGGCGGAGATTAGCGATCTGATGAGTATCTCAGAAAGTCTTACAGAACTCAATTACCAGCGATATAAAGACTTTGAAGACCAGTTCACTAAAAAGAATTCTCGGCCAGCTATCTATGCCTTTGCAGGAGATGTGTACTCTGGTTTTGATGCCTATACTTTAGATACGGATCTGTTGGATTATGCACAAGATTCAGTTCGAATCCTGTCTGGAATGTATGGGGTTTTGAGGCCACTTGATTTATTACAACCTTATCGTTTAGAAATGGGGACGAAACTTCCTATAGAGCGAAATGATGATTTATATGCCTTCTGGAAAGACAAGATTACTCCTGAGCTGAACAGTCAGATGAAAGAAGGCGAATTGCTAGTAAATCTAGCGAGCAATGAATACTTCAAGGCGATTGATAAAAAGAACCAAAAAGGAAAACTAATTGCTCCTATTTTTAAAGACTATAAAAACGGGAAGCTAAAGGTCATTTCTTTTTACGCTAAAAAAGCCCGTGGTATTATGGCTCGCTACTTGGTAGAAAATAAATCAGAGTCCATGCAAGATATTCTTGCTTTTAACGGCGACGATTATAAGTATTCTGAAAAAGATACACAGAAAGAAAATGAACCTGTTTTTACTAGGTAG
- a CDS encoding RluA family pseudouridine synthase → MTDKETDSDLDHEDLHEHYHFTAKAGQKPLRVDKFLMNFIEDFTRSKIQAAIKDGGVRVNDEVVKSNYKVKPGDEVRVLMEHPTHEQLLVAENIPLDIVYEDDTVVVVNKPSGMVVHPGHGNYAGTLINALIYHFENLPNNSSERPGLVHRIDKDTSGLLVVAKTEQAMAHLSAQFAAKTSEREYVAIAWGNFDEQQGTIEGNIGRHPKNRLQNTVWEGEESDKGKPAVTHYEVLEDLGYVTVIKCKLETGRTHQIRVHMKYIGHTLFNDERYGGDRILKGTNFTKYKQFVDNCFKILPRQALHAKTLGFEHPVTKEWMRFNSEVPEDMTACINKWRSYASNSLQEL, encoded by the coding sequence ATGACGGACAAGGAGACGGACAGTGATTTAGATCACGAAGATCTACATGAGCATTACCATTTTACTGCAAAGGCGGGTCAAAAGCCGCTGCGCGTAGATAAATTTCTAATGAATTTTATTGAAGATTTTACTCGTAGTAAAATCCAAGCTGCGATTAAAGATGGTGGCGTGCGCGTCAATGATGAAGTTGTAAAATCCAACTATAAGGTAAAGCCCGGTGATGAGGTGCGCGTGTTGATGGAGCATCCCACACACGAACAATTGCTAGTAGCTGAGAATATTCCTTTGGACATTGTTTATGAAGATGATACGGTTGTGGTTGTTAATAAGCCCTCGGGAATGGTGGTGCATCCAGGCCACGGCAATTATGCTGGAACATTGATCAATGCGCTGATTTACCATTTTGAAAATTTGCCCAATAACTCCAGTGAACGTCCAGGGCTGGTTCACCGTATTGATAAAGATACCAGTGGACTTTTAGTAGTTGCCAAAACGGAACAGGCCATGGCTCATTTGTCTGCGCAATTTGCAGCAAAAACCAGTGAGAGAGAATACGTTGCGATTGCTTGGGGAAACTTTGATGAGCAACAAGGCACGATTGAAGGCAATATAGGTAGACACCCTAAAAATAGGTTGCAGAATACTGTATGGGAAGGTGAGGAAAGTGATAAAGGAAAACCAGCAGTCACTCATTATGAAGTGTTGGAAGACTTAGGGTATGTGACCGTGATCAAGTGCAAGCTGGAAACGGGTCGCACACACCAGATTAGAGTACACATGAAGTACATAGGTCATACTTTGTTTAATGATGAGCGCTACGGTGGAGATCGCATTTTGAAAGGAACTAATTTCACTAAGTACAAGCAGTTTGTAGATAACTGTTTTAAAATACTGCCTAGACAAGCTTTGCATGCTAAAACCTTAGGTTTTGAACATCCTGTCACTAAGGAGTGGATGCGTTTTAATAGCGAAGTCCCAGAAGATATGACGGCTTGTATCAATAAATGGAGGTCCTATGCATCTAACTCACTACAAGAACTCTAA
- a CDS encoding PASTA domain-containing protein — protein sequence MNFIQFMFTKTFWIQVVLAVFVVVVLCFGYLYWLDWHTNHGEKIEVPDLTRKSISEADLVLEELDLRRRIIDSASFNPEYPPRSVIEQNPKAGRFVKSNRQIYLKLNPSGYGNTLVPNIIFKTKRQAVPTLEALGFKIGDITYSPNIARDMVLEMRHNGSILEPGSQLRKASVVDLVLGDGNRPGAKYEDGSSDPIEEEPIIEEYEDDGQGDGQ from the coding sequence ATGAATTTTATACAATTCATGTTTACCAAAACTTTTTGGATTCAGGTAGTACTAGCTGTGTTTGTTGTGGTAGTGCTGTGTTTCGGTTATTTGTATTGGCTAGACTGGCATACGAACCATGGTGAGAAAATTGAAGTTCCAGATTTGACGAGAAAATCAATCTCCGAGGCTGACTTGGTCTTGGAAGAATTGGATCTACGACGTAGAATTATTGATAGCGCTAGCTTCAATCCAGAATATCCGCCGCGATCTGTTATTGAGCAAAACCCAAAAGCGGGACGATTTGTAAAGTCGAACAGGCAAATTTATTTGAAACTCAATCCATCTGGATATGGGAATACCCTAGTTCCAAATATTATTTTTAAAACCAAACGTCAAGCAGTCCCCACACTGGAAGCTTTAGGTTTCAAGATAGGAGATATCACGTACAGCCCAAACATTGCTAGGGATATGGTGCTTGAAATGCGACACAATGGCTCAATTTTAGAACCAGGAAGTCAATTAAGAAAAGCATCTGTCGTTGACCTTGTTTTAGGTGATGGAAATAGACCCGGAGCAAAGTATGAGGATGGATCGAGTGATCCAATTGAAGAGGAACCAATCATTGAAGAATACGAGGATGACGGACAAGGAGACGGACAGTGA
- a CDS encoding D-alanine--D-alanine ligase, translated as MRNIAVIMGGYSSEKEISIKSGHVILENLEPSRYNGYGIVIEKGKWFCTKDSQTYPVDKNDFSITANGEKIIFDCVYNTIHGTPGEDGKFQAYLELIGIPHTSCDSYQSAITFNKRDCIAVLKPWSIHTGKHLYLNQGEEITMNDITDAVGLPCFVKANRSGSSFGVSKVYGMEDLPKALQTAFDVDEEIIIESFLDGMEVSVGVYQIGSEIHALPPTEIVSENDFFDYEAKYLGKSEEITPARLSESATLAVQELSKRIYHILKLKGIARADFIFHEGTPHFIEINTNPGMSKESIIPKQIKASGQELDKVLTSIIEDTINNYKP; from the coding sequence ATGAGAAACATTGCGGTCATTATGGGTGGCTATTCCAGCGAGAAAGAAATTTCTATCAAAAGCGGACACGTCATTTTAGAAAATCTAGAACCTTCTAGATACAACGGCTATGGTATCGTCATCGAGAAAGGAAAATGGTTTTGCACGAAAGATTCACAAACTTACCCTGTAGATAAGAATGACTTTTCCATTACCGCAAACGGTGAGAAGATCATATTTGATTGCGTTTATAATACGATTCATGGGACACCTGGAGAAGACGGTAAGTTTCAAGCTTATCTAGAACTGATAGGGATACCACATACTTCCTGCGATTCGTATCAGTCTGCCATTACGTTTAATAAACGTGACTGTATTGCTGTGTTAAAACCATGGAGCATACATACTGGAAAACACCTTTATTTAAATCAAGGAGAAGAAATCACTATGAACGATATCACAGACGCCGTCGGGCTCCCTTGTTTTGTAAAGGCAAATCGCAGTGGCAGTAGTTTTGGGGTTTCAAAAGTTTATGGAATGGAAGACCTTCCTAAAGCCTTGCAAACTGCATTTGACGTCGATGAAGAAATCATTATTGAATCCTTTCTAGATGGCATGGAAGTATCTGTTGGAGTTTATCAAATAGGTTCTGAAATCCATGCCCTGCCTCCTACTGAAATTGTAAGCGAGAATGATTTTTTTGATTATGAAGCAAAGTATTTAGGGAAATCTGAAGAGATCACTCCAGCGCGACTGTCTGAATCTGCTACACTTGCAGTTCAAGAATTGAGCAAACGTATATACCATATCCTTAAACTAAAAGGAATCGCACGAGCCGATTTTATTTTTCATGAAGGAACCCCTCATTTTATTGAAATCAATACCAATCCAGGAATGAGTAAAGAAAGTATTATCCCTAAACAAATAAAAGCTTCTGGACAAGAACTGGATAAAGTCTTAACTTCGATTATCGAGGATACCATAAATAATTACAAACCATGA
- the coaD gene encoding pantetheine-phosphate adenylyltransferase, giving the protein MRRAVFPGSFDPITLGHSDIINRGLSLFDEIIIAIGINADKKYMFSLEQRVSFIEDLYSNEPKIKVMTYEGLTVRFCQDNDAGFILRGLRNPADFEFEKAIAHTNRMLSEIETVFLLTSTKTSYISSSIVRDVMRNNGDYSLLVPKTVNK; this is encoded by the coding sequence ATGAGAAGAGCCGTGTTTCCAGGTAGTTTTGATCCAATCACCTTAGGTCATAGTGATATTATCAATCGTGGCTTAAGCCTCTTTGATGAAATCATCATCGCCATAGGAATCAATGCCGACAAGAAATACATGTTCTCCTTAGAACAACGTGTTTCTTTCATAGAAGATTTATATTCTAACGAACCGAAGATTAAAGTCATGACCTATGAAGGTTTAACAGTGCGTTTTTGTCAAGACAATGATGCCGGGTTTATTCTTAGAGGCCTTCGCAATCCTGCAGATTTTGAATTTGAAAAAGCAATTGCACACACCAATAGAATGCTGAGTGAGATTGAAACCGTTTTCCTTCTCACGAGTACTAAAACAAGTTATATTTCCTCCTCCATCGTTAGGGATGTCATGCGCAACAATGGTGACTATTCCCTACTTGTTCCTAAAACCGTCAATAAATAA
- a CDS encoding M14 family metallopeptidase encodes MKFSLLSLFALLLILISCKDSPNNPNAIVVDSDYKTPFELGNGNQTTTYQDCIAFYQQLANDFSTVTIEEIGKTDIGLPLHVIHYSNSSINWGSLNENKIKILINNGIHPGESDGIDATMMLVRDLATGKMKVEDNVIFSTIAIYNVGGSLNRNTGTRTNQNGPESYGFRGNARNYDLNRDFIKADTRNTRAFAQIYHKIKPDIFIDNHVSNGADYQYTLTHLFTQHNRIGSATGSYIHNTFQPALEQALKNRSLDITPYVNVYNQSPDKGFSQFVDYPRYSTGYTALWNTIGFMVETHMLKPYNDRVLGTKAIMEEVIHIGSSNVEAIKKVRQENFTAFQAASYYPINFEVDESYADTLDFKGYEAIENVSELTGNKLMTYDRDQPFTRKTPFYTYMKATDSIRIPEYYVVPQGQWEVIELMRLNNIIMKPLEKDSTMTVGKYTMNKFNTAPSAYEGHYPHSNVKVQEKTRKVRFRESDILIPTAQPGIKYILETLEPAAPDSFFKWNYFDTILQQKEGYSAYVFEATARKMLEENESLRKRFDSMKRADRKFANSNRAQLSWLHDRSDNHEDAYLTYPIYKLN; translated from the coding sequence ATGAAGTTTTCGCTCCTTTCCCTTTTTGCACTATTATTAATCTTGATCTCCTGCAAGGATTCGCCCAATAATCCAAATGCGATTGTTGTAGATTCTGATTATAAAACGCCGTTTGAACTAGGTAATGGCAATCAAACTACTACCTATCAAGATTGTATTGCTTTCTACCAGCAGTTAGCAAATGACTTCAGCACAGTTACTATAGAGGAAATAGGAAAAACTGATATCGGATTACCTCTTCATGTCATTCATTACTCCAACTCCTCCATAAACTGGGGCTCTCTAAATGAAAACAAAATAAAGATCTTGATTAATAATGGGATCCATCCTGGTGAGAGCGACGGGATCGATGCCACAATGATGCTCGTACGCGATCTGGCAACGGGCAAAATGAAAGTTGAAGACAATGTTATTTTCAGTACCATAGCTATTTATAATGTGGGTGGCTCACTGAATCGTAATACGGGCACTAGAACTAATCAGAATGGACCAGAATCTTACGGTTTTAGAGGGAATGCAAGAAATTACGATCTCAATCGTGATTTTATTAAAGCAGATACCCGCAATACTAGAGCCTTTGCACAGATCTACCACAAAATAAAGCCCGACATTTTTATTGATAACCACGTAAGTAACGGTGCTGACTATCAATATACACTCACCCATCTGTTTACCCAACACAATAGAATAGGATCTGCCACGGGATCTTACATTCACAACACATTTCAACCAGCATTAGAACAAGCATTAAAAAACAGATCCCTGGACATTACACCATACGTGAATGTTTACAATCAATCCCCTGATAAGGGATTTAGTCAATTTGTGGACTATCCTCGATATTCTACGGGCTATACCGCTTTATGGAATACCATAGGCTTTATGGTAGAAACACACATGCTCAAACCCTATAACGACCGTGTATTAGGAACTAAAGCAATTATGGAAGAGGTGATTCATATAGGTAGCAGCAATGTAGAGGCGATCAAAAAAGTAAGACAAGAGAATTTTACTGCATTCCAAGCAGCTAGCTATTACCCCATAAATTTTGAAGTGGATGAATCTTACGCAGACACCTTAGACTTCAAAGGCTACGAGGCTATAGAGAATGTAAGTGAACTAACAGGCAATAAGCTGATGACTTACGATCGTGACCAACCTTTTACAAGGAAAACGCCTTTCTATACCTATATGAAAGCAACAGATTCAATTAGAATTCCAGAATATTATGTGGTCCCACAAGGCCAGTGGGAAGTTATAGAATTGATGAGACTTAACAATATCATCATGAAGCCACTGGAAAAAGACAGCACTATGACCGTGGGTAAATACACCATGAATAAATTTAATACAGCACCTTCTGCTTATGAAGGTCATTACCCACACAGCAATGTTAAGGTCCAAGAAAAAACTAGAAAAGTTCGCTTTCGCGAAAGCGATATCCTCATCCCTACAGCTCAACCCGGGATCAAATACATACTAGAAACTCTTGAGCCCGCAGCTCCAGACTCGTTTTTTAAATGGAATTATTTCGATACGATTCTGCAGCAAAAAGAAGGTTATTCTGCTTATGTGTTTGAAGCTACTGCCAGAAAAATGCTGGAAGAAAATGAGTCTTTGAGAAAAAGGTTTGACTCCATGAAGCGTGCCGATAGAAAATTTGCAAACAGTAACAGGGCACAACTTTCCTGGTTACATGATAGATCAGACAATCACGAAGACGCCTACCTGACCTACCCTATTTATAAATTAAATTAG
- a CDS encoding NUDIX hydrolase, giving the protein MPQMYKVFVKEVAIIVTSDKDLFPDHDAFNLKTVKFKKLAKAIKKGKVERPLLYSDNPDKLLKRLHKILPLVLAGGGLVENELNQYLFIHRNGKWDLPKGKAENRESIEQTSLREVEEETGVKNLVVKKYLGPTYHVFSRNGKMRLKLTHWYSMTTDYTGELIPQEKEGIDQAVWLDARDANDALESSYANIRELFPERIPVK; this is encoded by the coding sequence ATGCCGCAAATGTATAAAGTTTTTGTCAAAGAAGTCGCGATTATCGTGACCTCAGACAAGGATCTTTTCCCGGATCATGATGCTTTCAATCTTAAGACGGTAAAGTTCAAAAAATTGGCCAAAGCCATTAAAAAAGGGAAAGTAGAACGTCCATTGCTATATTCAGACAATCCTGATAAACTGTTAAAACGGTTGCATAAGATCCTCCCGTTAGTATTAGCAGGTGGCGGTCTAGTGGAGAATGAGCTAAATCAATACCTTTTTATCCACCGCAATGGGAAGTGGGACCTACCTAAGGGAAAGGCTGAAAACAGAGAGAGTATTGAACAGACATCTTTACGTGAAGTAGAGGAAGAAACAGGTGTTAAAAACTTAGTAGTTAAAAAATATCTAGGCCCCACCTATCACGTCTTTTCTAGAAATGGAAAGATGCGGTTAAAATTGACTCATTGGTATTCCATGACCACTGATTACACAGGAGAATTGATTCCTCAAGAAAAGGAAGGTATCGATCAGGCAGTCTGGCTTGATGCCCGGGATGCAAACGATGCGCTAGAATCTAGCTATGCAAACATTAGAGAATTATTCCCTGAGCGCATTCCTGTCAAATAA
- the pyrE gene encoding orotate phosphoribosyltransferase, giving the protein MVRDKNVGIKTAELLLQIKAIKLQPQKPFTWASGWKSPIYCDNRVTLSYPSIRNFLREQLSAQIEELYGKPDVIAGVATGAIGIGMLVADYMKLPFVYVRPEAKKHGRQNQIEGHLEKDQKVVIVEDLISTGKSSLNAAAALNEAGAKVKGMVALFSYGFDFAVDNFEEAGIELTTLSDYNHLIEVAEKQGHFDSTETELLTSWRKDPSNWNHSN; this is encoded by the coding sequence ATGGTCAGAGATAAAAACGTTGGGATTAAAACTGCTGAATTATTGCTGCAAATTAAAGCAATAAAACTTCAACCGCAAAAGCCATTTACATGGGCAAGCGGGTGGAAGTCGCCTATCTATTGTGATAACAGGGTGACTCTCTCCTATCCTAGCATTCGTAATTTCCTGCGGGAACAGCTTTCAGCTCAAATTGAAGAACTCTATGGTAAACCAGATGTGATTGCTGGAGTAGCTACAGGCGCCATAGGTATAGGCATGCTAGTGGCTGATTATATGAAGCTCCCTTTTGTCTATGTACGACCAGAAGCTAAAAAACATGGCCGTCAAAATCAAATAGAAGGACATCTAGAGAAAGATCAAAAGGTAGTTATTGTAGAAGATTTGATCAGCACTGGTAAAAGTAGCTTGAATGCAGCAGCAGCTTTAAATGAAGCTGGCGCTAAGGTTAAAGGAATGGTAGCCCTTTTCTCGTATGGTTTTGACTTTGCTGTCGACAACTTTGAAGAAGCAGGAATTGAGCTCACAACCTTGAGCGACTATAATCACTTAATCGAGGTTGCTGAAAAACAAGGACACTTTGATAGTACAGAAACTGAATTACTTACCAGCTGGAGAAAAGATCCCAGCAATTGGAACCACAGTAACTAA
- a CDS encoding biotin--[acetyl-CoA-carboxylase] ligase — MSFQLVKLHATASTNEELKVRFRESELPNLTTIYTDHQTAGKGQMGSSWVSEPFKNLTFSVLLSNLNAEFTDFEINKLVTVVLVEWLREKLQIQAVIKWPNDILSVRHKLAGVLIENIYKGNSRACSIIGIGLNVNQMDFPDLEKAISLNQITNKTYDLELLLIDFLQALQKALANPGEAISRYEQHLFKYHQEARFQIDGKELTARVEGVDDTGRLILISNTYGRSTYGLKQVKWVY, encoded by the coding sequence GTGTCATTTCAACTAGTCAAATTACATGCCACCGCTTCCACAAATGAGGAATTGAAAGTTCGCTTTCGCGAAAGCGAACTACCTAACCTAACCACAATATATACAGATCATCAAACCGCTGGTAAAGGTCAAATGGGGTCCAGTTGGGTTTCAGAGCCTTTTAAAAACCTGACATTCAGCGTTTTGTTGTCTAATTTGAATGCTGAATTTACTGATTTTGAAATAAATAAACTCGTTACAGTTGTATTAGTAGAATGGTTGCGCGAAAAATTACAGATTCAGGCGGTCATCAAGTGGCCTAACGACATACTGTCAGTAAGGCATAAATTGGCGGGTGTGCTTATTGAAAATATATATAAAGGAAATTCTAGAGCCTGTTCGATCATAGGGATAGGGTTGAATGTAAATCAGATGGATTTTCCTGATTTAGAAAAAGCAATTTCCTTGAATCAAATCACTAATAAGACATACGACCTTGAATTGTTGTTGATCGATTTTCTACAAGCCCTGCAGAAAGCATTAGCAAATCCAGGCGAGGCGATTTCTCGTTATGAGCAACATTTATTCAAATACCATCAAGAAGCACGATTTCAAATAGATGGTAAAGAATTAACCGCTAGGGTGGAAGGAGTCGATGACACCGGCCGACTCATTTTAATCTCTAACACCTATGGCAGAAGCACCTACGGACTCAAACAAGTTAAGTGGGTCTACTAA
- the rsfS gene encoding ribosome silencing factor, protein MIKEKVSSDALITQIIAGIEDVKGNDITILDLREIENTVTSYFVICNGTSNTQVNAIVNSVQRKVSKELQENAWHVEGSSTAEWVLMDYVNVVVHVFQKHIREYYDLEGLWGDAKTTNIESTY, encoded by the coding sequence ATGATTAAAGAAAAAGTTTCTTCCGATGCCCTCATAACGCAAATCATTGCAGGAATCGAGGATGTAAAGGGGAATGACATTACTATACTCGACTTAAGAGAAATTGAAAACACGGTAACCAGCTATTTCGTGATCTGCAACGGTACCTCAAATACTCAAGTCAATGCCATCGTCAATTCAGTACAGAGAAAGGTAAGCAAAGAACTTCAGGAAAATGCATGGCATGTGGAAGGTTCTTCTACGGCAGAATGGGTTCTTATGGACTATGTAAATGTTGTAGTTCATGTGTTCCAAAAGCACATACGTGAATACTATGACCTGGAAGGGTTATGGGGCGATGCCAAAACGACCAATATCGAGAGTACTTACTAA